A region of Thiobacter sp. AK1 DNA encodes the following proteins:
- a CDS encoding helix-turn-helix domain-containing protein: MQVQHIGYRIRGFYRVAGLGHLWGMTPKDAQERLEILQFFDKHGLAATMDAFGVSRRTLYRWKKALRESGGNPAAL; encoded by the coding sequence ATGCAAGTGCAGCACATTGGGTACAGGATTAGGGGGTTTTACCGGGTAGCCGGATTGGGGCATCTTTGGGGGATGACACCGAAAGATGCCCAGGAACGACTCGAGATTCTCCAATTCTTCGACAAACACGGCTTGGCCGCCACGATGGATGCGTTCGGCGTCTCCCGCAGAACCCTCTACCGCTGGAAGAAGGCCTTGCGGGAGAGCGGCGGCAACCCAGCCGCGCTCAT